The proteins below come from a single Cytobacillus luteolus genomic window:
- a CDS encoding 5-formyltetrahydrofolate cyclo-ligase, with amino-acid sequence MKTKKQLRAEIKDEILSLSEQSRLMLSADITENVVKMDEWIQSDTIGITISGEIEPNTLELIKEAWNSNKRVVVPKCHPATKTMTFHEITSFDQLEVVYFGLKEPIEALTKEVNQDEIQLLFVPGLYFTAKGYRLGHGGGYYDRYLEAYKGTTVALAFPIQFIDELPIESFDLPVNKIVTTTQVINCHE; translated from the coding sequence GTGAAAACGAAAAAACAGCTACGTGCGGAGATTAAAGATGAGATTTTATCACTATCTGAACAGTCTCGTTTAATGTTATCAGCTGATATTACAGAGAATGTAGTGAAAATGGATGAGTGGATTCAGTCTGATACCATTGGAATAACAATCTCAGGGGAAATCGAACCAAATACTTTAGAGCTTATTAAAGAAGCATGGAATTCTAATAAGAGAGTTGTCGTCCCGAAGTGCCATCCAGCTACTAAGACAATGACATTTCACGAAATAACCTCCTTTGATCAATTAGAGGTTGTCTACTTTGGATTAAAGGAACCTATTGAGGCTTTGACAAAAGAAGTGAATCAAGATGAAATCCAACTTCTATTTGTACCTGGGTTATACTTTACAGCTAAAGGTTATCGACTAGGACATGGTGGGGGTTATTATGATCGGTACTTGGAAGCATATAAAGGGACTACGGTAGCCCTGGCTTTCCCAATTCAGTTTATAGATGAACTTCCAATTGAATCTTTTGATTTGCCTGTAAATAAGATTGTTACCACCACACAGGTAATAAACTGCCATGAGTGA
- a CDS encoding BlaI/MecI/CopY family transcriptional regulator produces MSLLEKEVLRLVIRKGKDITPTEVEKYLKLSDKTVKKVLTQLVEKKMLVPASGTMRIRSYRLGRQVNDPV; encoded by the coding sequence CTGTCCTTACTTGAAAAGGAAGTACTTAGGCTTGTGATTCGAAAAGGAAAAGACATAACCCCAACAGAAGTCGAGAAGTATTTAAAGCTAAGTGACAAGACGGTAAAAAAAGTACTTACTCAACTAGTCGAAAAAAAGATGCTAGTTCCTGCATCTGGAACAATGAGGATTCGCTCTTATCGATTAGGGAGGCAGGTTAATGACCCGGTTTGA
- a CDS encoding nucleotidyltransferase family protein: MKGVIIAGGKGKRLRPLTDNLPKPMVPLLNKPVMEYSIDLLKQHGITSIAITTHYLSKNIKDYFGDGSRLGVSLSYFHENQPMGTAGGIQNAKDFLNEPFIVVSGDILTDINLTEAIQYHLEKGALLTILLKEVENPLQYGLVQTDDKGIVCRFLEKPLEWEDVFTNTVNTGIYIVSPNIFSYWGSETFYDFSHDLFPKLIENKEGLYGFLCNGYWSDIGCYERYRQTELDLLESKVKVKVVGKPPTYGFIRRRMTQKKYKVRINKSMFTALRMSHKK; the protein is encoded by the coding sequence ATGAAGGGTGTCATTATCGCCGGTGGGAAAGGTAAAAGATTACGACCTCTAACAGATAATCTACCAAAGCCCATGGTGCCTCTTTTAAATAAGCCTGTGATGGAATACAGCATTGATTTATTGAAACAACATGGAATAACTAGCATAGCCATAACAACCCACTATTTAAGTAAAAACATAAAAGATTACTTTGGTGATGGAAGTAGGCTCGGTGTATCATTATCTTATTTTCATGAAAACCAGCCAATGGGGACAGCTGGTGGTATACAAAATGCTAAAGATTTCTTAAACGAACCGTTTATTGTAGTTAGTGGTGATATCCTAACAGACATTAATTTAACTGAAGCGATTCAGTATCATTTAGAGAAAGGTGCACTTTTAACAATCTTATTAAAAGAGGTAGAAAACCCCTTGCAGTATGGTTTAGTACAGACAGATGACAAAGGAATAGTGTGTCGATTTTTAGAGAAGCCACTTGAATGGGAAGATGTTTTTACTAACACAGTTAATACTGGGATTTATATTGTAAGCCCTAATATATTCTCTTATTGGGGTAGTGAAACATTTTATGATTTTAGTCACGATCTATTTCCGAAGTTAATCGAGAATAAAGAGGGACTATACGGCTTTCTCTGTAATGGATATTGGTCTGATATAGGATGTTATGAACGCTATAGGCAAACTGAGCTTGATTTACTAGAGAGTAAGGTAAAAGTTAAAGTTGTAGGAAAACCACCTACATATGGGTTTATAAGAAGAAGGATGACTCAAAAAAAATATAAAGTTCGTATAAATAAGTCCATGTTTACGGCATTACGTATGAGTCATAAAAAATAA
- a CDS encoding rhomboid family intramembrane serine protease, which translates to MVFRQDYTFWKLTRTLVLEKEYRVLQISTTSQEIWLESSERDLPKLVRILRYDLDWGNWMQRDMENTLQKVRSVSKQLGLKKIDVANIYVSTYPPVDDYQNRLEEPLHIKDNRTKINMKTFLLHADSAKEDSRPQLLADFSIEDFKNTPGPLIDTSGIEALKREVLQETQRRIKSEQRIFQYSKPFFTYFFITIQLIMYVLLELRGGSTNIDTLLAFGAKENNLILNGEWWRFFTPIVLHIGIFHLLMNTLALYFLGSAVERIFGRTRFLILYIFAGFAGSLGSFIFSSSISAGASGAIFGLFGALLFFGMSYPKLFFRTMGNNIITIIIINLAFGFIVPGIDNAGHIGGLIGGFLASGIVSLPEKKLYKNSVFYFILTVLLTVSFLIIGFGI; encoded by the coding sequence ATGGTTTTTAGACAAGATTATACCTTTTGGAAGCTGACTAGAACGTTGGTTCTTGAAAAGGAATACCGAGTATTGCAGATATCAACAACAAGTCAGGAAATATGGCTAGAATCATCTGAACGGGATTTACCTAAGTTAGTTCGCATACTACGTTATGATTTAGACTGGGGAAATTGGATGCAACGAGACATGGAGAATACCCTTCAAAAAGTTAGAAGTGTTAGTAAGCAACTTGGTCTTAAAAAGATAGACGTAGCTAATATATATGTGTCCACCTACCCACCTGTTGATGATTATCAAAATAGACTTGAAGAACCTTTACATATCAAAGATAATCGAACAAAAATAAATATGAAAACCTTCCTTCTTCACGCGGATTCAGCAAAAGAAGATAGTCGACCACAACTTTTAGCAGATTTCTCAATTGAAGACTTCAAAAATACCCCTGGTCCTCTAATTGATACTAGCGGCATTGAGGCATTGAAAAGGGAAGTGCTACAGGAAACACAAAGAAGGATTAAAAGTGAACAACGTATTTTCCAATATAGTAAACCATTTTTCACCTATTTTTTTATCACAATACAGCTCATTATGTATGTACTTCTTGAACTACGCGGAGGAAGTACAAACATAGATACACTATTAGCGTTTGGTGCAAAAGAAAATAACTTAATATTAAATGGAGAATGGTGGCGATTTTTCACACCTATTGTATTACATATAGGAATCTTCCATTTATTAATGAACACACTTGCTCTCTATTTTCTTGGAAGTGCAGTTGAACGTATTTTTGGTAGGACTCGTTTTTTAATTTTGTATATTTTTGCCGGATTTGCTGGAAGTTTGGGGAGTTTTATATTTAGTTCATCTATTTCAGCCGGTGCCTCTGGGGCAATATTTGGATTATTTGGAGCCTTATTATTTTTTGGAATGTCCTATCCAAAACTGTTCTTCAGGACTATGGGCAACAATATCATTACTATAATAATCATCAATTTAGCATTTGGATTTATCGTACCCGGCATTGATAATGCAGGACATATTGGGGGATTAATAGGTGGTTTTCTAGCTTCAGGGATTGTTTCATTACCAGAGAAAAAGTTATATAAAAATAGCGTTTTTTATTTTATTTTAACTGTGTTACTAACGGTTTCATTTCTCATTATAGGATTTGGAATTTAG
- a CDS encoding YqgQ family protein, whose amino-acid sequence MNSIFDVRQLLKTYGTYIYLGDRLADLELMEEEVRELYQSNMIDIKQFQKAILLLRQEMAKESKKLN is encoded by the coding sequence ATGAATAGCATATTTGATGTTAGACAGTTACTAAAGACCTATGGAACTTATATTTACCTAGGAGACAGACTAGCTGACTTAGAATTAATGGAAGAAGAGGTAAGGGAACTTTATCAATCAAACATGATTGATATAAAACAGTTTCAAAAGGCGATTCTTTTGCTTCGTCAAGAAATGGCAAAGGAATCAAAAAAGCTAAATTAA
- a CDS encoding spore germination protein: MTTEQPKHPVTSNLQDNVSYLKDRLGVDKSFDVIQLDLKYAGKDMSMFLIDGFAKDDILHLIMKFLANLDEQSLKGDTLDKLLKTYIPYVEVEKVDDLDNVVDSVLAGPTVLLVDGLDQAIIIDARTYPVRGPQEPDTERVVRGSRDGFVETIVFNTALTRRRIRDRSLRMEYLQVGRRSKTDIVVCYIEDIADPEHVNEVKKSIDKIDTDGLPMAEKTIEEFISGRHWNPYPVVRYTERPDTAAAHLYEGHVIIFVDGSPSVLITPTTFWHHLQHAEEYRNKPVVGAYLRMVRYVAVWASLFLLPIWYLLSVNPELLPENLSFIGPNEMGNIPLFVQFILIEIGLDMLRMAAVHTPTSLATALGLVAALLIGQVAVEVGLFTNEVVLYFAVVAIGTFATPSYELSLANRIVRIFFLIAAAAFNVVGFVIAVTLWIILLSRMKSFNVPYFWPFIPFSYRAFRSVLFRAPIPLKNKRPPVLHPEDPDR, from the coding sequence TTGACAACTGAGCAACCAAAACATCCAGTGACATCAAACTTACAAGATAATGTTTCCTATTTAAAAGATAGGCTTGGTGTCGACAAAAGCTTTGATGTGATTCAGTTAGATTTGAAATATGCTGGTAAAGACATGTCAATGTTTTTAATCGATGGATTTGCTAAGGATGATATCCTTCATCTAATTATGAAGTTTCTAGCCAACCTAGATGAGCAGAGTCTAAAAGGAGATACACTTGATAAATTACTAAAGACATATATTCCTTATGTTGAAGTTGAAAAAGTTGATGATTTAGATAATGTTGTAGACTCTGTCTTAGCTGGCCCAACTGTCTTACTTGTTGATGGGTTAGATCAAGCGATCATAATAGATGCTAGAACTTATCCAGTTAGGGGACCACAAGAACCTGATACAGAAAGAGTGGTTCGCGGCTCTAGAGATGGATTTGTAGAAACGATTGTATTTAATACTGCTTTAACAAGAAGGAGAATTAGAGATCGTTCTCTACGAATGGAATATTTGCAAGTCGGAAGACGTTCAAAAACAGACATAGTCGTTTGCTACATAGAGGATATTGCAGATCCAGAGCACGTAAATGAGGTTAAAAAGTCGATTGATAAAATTGATACAGATGGATTACCAATGGCAGAGAAAACAATAGAGGAATTTATTTCCGGAAGACATTGGAACCCATATCCGGTTGTACGTTATACAGAAAGACCCGACACGGCAGCTGCACACCTATATGAAGGACACGTTATCATCTTTGTTGATGGTTCACCAAGTGTTCTCATCACGCCTACCACCTTTTGGCATCATTTACAGCACGCAGAAGAATATCGAAACAAACCAGTGGTAGGAGCCTATTTACGTATGGTTCGTTATGTGGCAGTTTGGGCTTCACTATTTCTGCTGCCAATCTGGTACTTATTATCTGTAAACCCAGAGCTTTTACCAGAGAATTTAAGCTTCATTGGTCCGAATGAAATGGGAAATATCCCTTTATTTGTCCAATTTATATTAATTGAGATAGGGCTCGATATGCTCCGGATGGCAGCTGTACATACACCTACCTCTCTTGCAACAGCACTAGGGTTAGTGGCAGCCTTATTGATTGGACAAGTAGCAGTAGAAGTTGGACTATTCACGAATGAAGTAGTACTATACTTTGCAGTTGTAGCAATTGGGACTTTTGCTACCCCTAGTTATGAATTAAGCCTTGCCAATCGAATAGTTAGGATTTTCTTCCTGATTGCAGCGGCTGCATTTAATGTTGTTGGATTTGTTATTGCAGTTACTCTCTGGATTATTCTTCTATCTAGAATGAAATCCTTCAATGTTCCATATTTTTGGCCGTTTATTCCATTTTCCTATCGTGCATTTCGCTCTGTTTTATTCAGAGCGCCAATCCCTTTGAAAAATAAGAGACCACCTGTATTACATCCTGAAGATCCTGATCGTTAA
- the phoU gene encoding phosphate signaling complex protein PhoU, which produces MAIRSSFDKDLTKLKDSLLEMASLARTSVEDSIKALAELDFEKAKQIIEDDAKINQLDEKINNLVVQLIAQQQPVATDLRKIIAALKFSNDVERIGDLAVNISKSILHIGNGPLIKPIVEIPKMADMALDMLSKVVEAYINEDPVLARETAASDDAVDALYGKLTQELLELMTKNPQSINQITQLAFVCRYIERIADHTTNMSEHIIFMVRAKQYDLNT; this is translated from the coding sequence ATGGCTATTAGAAGTTCTTTTGACAAAGATTTAACAAAGCTTAAAGACAGTTTACTTGAAATGGCATCGCTCGCTCGAACATCTGTTGAAGATTCAATTAAAGCATTGGCTGAATTAGATTTTGAAAAAGCAAAGCAAATTATTGAAGACGATGCAAAAATTAATCAATTAGATGAAAAAATTAATAACCTTGTTGTTCAATTAATTGCACAACAACAACCAGTTGCAACTGATTTACGTAAAATTATTGCTGCTTTAAAATTTTCCAATGATGTTGAGAGAATTGGTGATTTAGCAGTAAATATTTCTAAATCTATTCTACACATTGGTAACGGACCATTAATTAAACCAATTGTTGAGATTCCAAAAATGGCTGATATGGCTTTAGATATGCTATCAAAGGTTGTTGAAGCCTACATCAATGAGGATCCAGTTTTAGCAAGAGAAACTGCAGCTTCTGATGATGCAGTTGACGCATTATATGGTAAGTTAACTCAAGAGCTATTAGAACTGATGACAAAGAATCCACAGTCTATCAACCAAATTACACAGCTAGCCTTTGTTTGTCGCTATATCGAACGTATTGCTGATCATACAACCAATATGTCAGAACACATTATCTTCATGGTTAGAGCGAAACAGTACGACTTAAATACGTAA
- the rpmG gene encoding 50S ribosomal protein L33 translates to MRVKITLACTETGDRNYITTKNKRNNPDRLEMKKYSPRLKKVTLHRETK, encoded by the coding sequence ATGCGTGTTAAAATCACTTTAGCTTGCACAGAAACTGGTGATCGTAACTATATTACAACTAAAAATAAGCGTAATAACCCAGATCGTCTTGAGATGAAAAAATACAGCCCAAGATTGAAAAAGGTAACTCTTCACCGTGAAACAAAGTAA
- a CDS encoding glycosyltransferase family 4 protein, whose translation MKKQNNTWQENFSTYTSYSCEDRLTDEEVKSLRSFNLNLPEINTNQLPLKEKDALAILMLSWEFPPHVVGGLARHVYDLSRHLVHKGLTIHVLTTTLDGAPLYEVIDGVHVHRVSIGDFNSIHFLKWVRELNIKLAVKALEVMDQFSIHLIHAHDWLVGEAALTLQTIRRKPLMVTIHATEWGRNNGLFTQTNHLIHEKEQRLVDEADHVIVCSDYMKNEVESIFSLTQHEIDVIPNGVDPNQFKETDNTELLTDSIGRPYSHLIFSIGRIVNEKGFEMIIDAAPQIIQRYPLSLFLIAGEGPLLKRYQTIINERGLDHHINFIGFINDQERNALFKKCNIALFPSTYEPFGIVALEGMINGKPTIVSDTGGLTSIIEDHVTGIKIKPGDVNDLTEKILYLLDNDEIAHRLGLNAKEKVKSKYNWHKIADDTSRLYKELLLSSTIRG comes from the coding sequence TTGAAAAAACAAAATAATACCTGGCAAGAGAACTTTAGTACATATACTTCTTATTCTTGTGAAGATCGCTTAACTGATGAAGAAGTAAAATCCCTTCGTTCCTTTAATCTTAATTTACCAGAAATAAACACAAACCAACTTCCATTAAAAGAAAAAGATGCACTAGCAATTTTAATGCTAAGCTGGGAGTTTCCCCCACATGTTGTTGGTGGTCTAGCACGTCACGTATATGACCTTTCAAGACACTTAGTCCATAAAGGACTTACCATTCATGTATTAACAACAACGCTAGATGGCGCACCTCTGTATGAGGTCATCGACGGTGTCCATGTACACCGTGTTTCTATAGGTGATTTTAATTCCATCCATTTCCTTAAGTGGGTTCGTGAATTAAATATTAAGTTGGCTGTTAAGGCTCTTGAGGTAATGGATCAATTTTCTATTCATTTGATTCATGCACATGACTGGCTTGTTGGTGAGGCTGCATTAACCCTTCAAACCATTCGAAGGAAGCCTCTTATGGTAACTATTCATGCAACTGAGTGGGGAAGAAATAATGGACTTTTTACGCAAACAAATCATTTAATACATGAAAAAGAACAAAGACTTGTTGATGAAGCAGATCATGTTATTGTTTGTAGTGACTACATGAAAAATGAGGTAGAATCAATCTTTTCGCTTACTCAACATGAGATTGATGTAATTCCAAATGGGGTTGACCCAAACCAATTTAAAGAGACGGATAATACCGAACTACTGACAGATAGTATTGGCAGACCGTATAGTCACCTTATTTTTTCTATCGGAAGAATTGTCAATGAAAAAGGATTTGAAATGATCATTGATGCTGCTCCTCAGATTATACAGCGTTACCCGTTATCCTTATTTTTAATTGCTGGGGAAGGTCCACTCTTAAAACGTTATCAAACCATTATTAACGAACGGGGTCTTGATCATCATATAAACTTTATCGGTTTTATTAATGATCAAGAACGAAATGCCCTATTTAAAAAATGTAATATTGCATTATTTCCGAGTACATACGAACCCTTTGGTATTGTTGCCTTAGAAGGAATGATCAATGGAAAACCAACTATCGTGTCTGATACAGGTGGATTGACAAGTATCATTGAAGACCATGTTACGGGCATAAAAATAAAACCAGGAGATGTAAATGACTTAACCGAAAAGATTCTTTATCTATTAGATAATGATGAAATTGCACACAGATTAGGGCTTAATGCGAAAGAAAAAGTTAAATCGAAGTACAACTGGCATAAAATTGCTGATGACACAAGTAGACTATATAAGGAATTACTTTTATCATCAACAATTAGGGGGTAA
- a CDS encoding HAD family hydrolase, with protein sequence MKWEIICFDLDNTIINYEKTFERTMTYCLALLLAENKSQQEISITQWFTIFKKYCDLYWPAYSQKAMSRQEYRRARFISSMEELGIRTTIHQADRLQELFHKHVAQFVVPFKGIETMLEWLKLSGKKLGIITNGNSEIQYNKLKKAGLYPFFESIIISDAVKVAKPSAQIFDIAKERLGTKNDRCVYVGDSWELDVEGATNAKWDAIYFNTRNEKPVMQKGTSIEVRSVSELSNLLLK encoded by the coding sequence ATGAAATGGGAAATCATTTGCTTTGACCTTGATAATACAATCATTAATTATGAAAAAACATTTGAAAGAACAATGACATACTGCCTTGCTTTGTTATTAGCCGAAAATAAAAGCCAGCAAGAGATTTCTATTACACAGTGGTTTACAATCTTTAAAAAATATTGTGATTTATACTGGCCTGCATATTCACAAAAAGCAATGAGTAGACAAGAATACAGAAGAGCAAGATTTATTTCATCCATGGAAGAACTGGGAATTCGAACTACTATTCATCAAGCCGACCGGCTGCAAGAATTGTTTCATAAACATGTTGCCCAATTTGTAGTCCCCTTCAAAGGTATAGAGACCATGTTAGAGTGGCTTAAATTGAGTGGTAAGAAACTAGGAATCATAACTAATGGTAATAGCGAAATACAATATAACAAGCTTAAGAAGGCGGGACTATATCCTTTTTTTGAAAGTATTATCATTTCAGACGCAGTTAAAGTAGCGAAGCCATCTGCTCAAATCTTTGATATTGCAAAAGAAAGACTTGGTACAAAAAATGATCGGTGTGTGTATGTAGGTGATTCCTGGGAACTCGATGTTGAAGGTGCGACCAACGCAAAGTGGGATGCTATATATTTTAATACAAGGAATGAAAAACCTGTTATGCAAAAAGGGACCAGCATAGAGGTTAGAAGTGTTTCTGAATTATCCAATCTATTGTTAAAATAG
- a CDS encoding DUF92 domain-containing protein: MSELILPSILSVIVAVIGYKLKSLTKLGGFATTLVGISVAIGFGYGGLMLLGAFFASSSLWSKYKSDYKEKHISGKIEKGEQRDGVQVMANGGVPAILGIAMAVFPSPMLFSAFIASIAAANADTWASEIGSLSKKRPFLITSLKQVDPGTSGAVSSLGTIAALFGSIFICLLSYLYWDVTIYITVLLVFVGFAGNIMDTLLGATVQVSFKCNVCNVETEKTIHCDCRTVQHKGYPAINNDLVNFLSILFSAIIAGLISFLFLM; this comes from the coding sequence ATGAGTGAGCTCATTCTACCTTCTATTCTTAGCGTAATTGTTGCGGTTATTGGATATAAATTAAAATCCTTAACTAAATTAGGTGGTTTTGCAACGACACTTGTAGGAATTTCTGTTGCAATCGGTTTTGGGTATGGTGGATTGATGCTATTAGGGGCTTTTTTTGCAAGCTCAAGTCTGTGGAGTAAATATAAAAGTGATTATAAAGAAAAACATATTTCCGGAAAGATTGAAAAAGGAGAGCAGCGGGATGGTGTTCAAGTGATGGCTAATGGCGGTGTACCTGCCATTCTAGGAATAGCAATGGCTGTTTTTCCTTCACCGATGTTGTTTTCTGCATTTATTGCATCAATCGCTGCAGCTAACGCTGATACTTGGGCATCTGAAATAGGTTCATTAAGTAAAAAAAGACCATTTTTGATTACTAGCCTTAAGCAAGTGGATCCTGGTACATCTGGTGCTGTATCCAGTTTAGGGACAATTGCTGCCTTGTTTGGGTCTATATTTATTTGTCTTTTGTCTTACTTGTACTGGGACGTAACGATCTACATAACCGTACTATTAGTTTTTGTTGGTTTTGCCGGTAATATCATGGATACACTTTTAGGGGCAACAGTCCAGGTAAGTTTCAAGTGTAACGTTTGTAATGTTGAAACAGAAAAGACCATTCACTGTGATTGTAGAACTGTTCAACATAAAGGGTACCCGGCTATAAATAATGATTTAGTTAATTTCCTATCTATTTTATTTTCAGCCATCATTGCGGGTCTTATCTCGTTCTTATTTTTAATGTAA
- a CDS encoding ROK family glucokinase, with translation MKDQWLVGVDLGGTTIKMAFVSYYGEIIEKWEIPTNKAQITTDVAKAIDSKLEELNQPKSKLLGIGMGAPGPVNMDTGVVYEAVNLGWKDFPLKDQLEVETGLSAIIDNDANIAAIGEMWKGAGEGSKDLICVTLGTGVGGGIIANGNIVHGVNGAAGEIGHITSITDGGAPCNCGKSGCLETIASATGVVRITIEKLNEHSRPSVLREEFERNGTITSKHVFDAASVGDELAKEVLDYISFHLGFALANLANGLNPEKIVLGGGVSKAGDILVQSVSEHFHRYVFPRVGLGAKISIATLGNDAGVIGGAWLAKTNLL, from the coding sequence ATGAAAGACCAGTGGTTAGTAGGGGTAGACCTAGGAGGAACAACAATTAAAATGGCCTTCGTTAGTTACTACGGAGAAATCATTGAAAAATGGGAAATTCCAACGAATAAAGCACAAATCACAACAGATGTAGCAAAGGCGATTGATTCAAAGCTTGAAGAATTAAATCAACCTAAGAGTAAACTACTAGGAATCGGGATGGGAGCACCTGGTCCAGTGAATATGGATACAGGTGTTGTTTATGAAGCTGTAAATTTAGGGTGGAAGGACTTTCCGTTAAAGGATCAGTTAGAGGTTGAAACAGGACTGTCTGCTATTATCGATAATGATGCGAACATAGCTGCTATAGGTGAAATGTGGAAGGGTGCGGGTGAAGGGTCTAAGGATCTAATCTGTGTAACTCTTGGAACAGGAGTAGGTGGTGGCATTATTGCGAATGGAAATATCGTTCACGGTGTAAATGGTGCTGCTGGTGAAATTGGGCATATAACCTCCATTACAGATGGTGGTGCTCCTTGTAACTGTGGCAAATCAGGCTGCCTTGAAACAATAGCCTCAGCAACTGGAGTGGTTCGTATCACAATTGAGAAGTTAAATGAACATTCTAGACCTAGCGTTTTACGTGAAGAATTTGAACGTAATGGAACCATTACTTCTAAACACGTATTTGATGCTGCGAGTGTCGGGGATGAATTAGCCAAGGAAGTTCTTGATTACATTAGCTTCCATTTAGGTTTTGCTCTTGCTAACTTGGCGAATGGACTAAATCCGGAGAAGATTGTATTAGGTGGTGGCGTATCTAAGGCTGGAGATATTTTAGTTCAGTCTGTTTCTGAACATTTTCATCGATATGTATTTCCTCGTGTAGGACTTGGGGCAAAAATCTCAATTGCAACATTAGGAAATGATGCAGGTGTGATTGGAGGAGCTTGGCTAGCTAAGACTAACTTACTATAA